From one Mytilus trossulus isolate FHL-02 chromosome 10, PNRI_Mtr1.1.1.hap1, whole genome shotgun sequence genomic stretch:
- the LOC134688168 gene encoding uncharacterized protein LOC134688168, with product MRVHVFGNSPSPSVANYCLRKAVCNHEGEEQCDNVCKYVKEHFYVDDGLLSSDSEKDIASLIKRKHDRLMTGGNIRLHKIISNSNKVLSSFPQKDLAKNITEIDFDSDASCLQRSLGLSWDVIRDIFTYQLSADEKHYTKRGVLSVINGIFDPIGFVAPVILGGRLIMRQALQNASVDWDDPLPEYLMNDWQVWKQSLKDLETLEIRRSFTETSLGDCSKCELHIFSDASKDAIASVAYIRTFNDNGHSQLGFVLGKSKLAPNHGHTIPRLELCAAVLATELASFIQKTLEIPSSATDFYTDSQVVLGYLYNETRRFYVYVSNRVDRILKVSTKLQWNYVPTSYTPADHGTRPLEVNSLRQSEWLKGPNAFFESQNLSDSTLFEVIEPEVDKEVRLLVEVKKTFVKSSGLDISLFEHFSTWTSLVRGIAFLKRKASMWHKDATDDKNSKSCVTFMKESEKLIIKEVQQDIYYNENDCLKKSKPLQKNSSLIALSPVLDSDGLLRVGGRLKNSDIESCEKMPVIIPGKSYIATLIVKHCHNAVQHMGRHFTEGVIRSRGIWLTGCKRLINSILHNCIKCRKLRGSAEQQKMADLPSDRLTTSPPFTYVGVDTFGPWSILTRRTRGGSANTKRLCFPV from the coding sequence ATGCGAGTCCATGTGTTCGGAAACTCTCCGTCTCCATCAGTTGCAAATTATTGTTTACGAAAGGCGGTTTGTAATCATGAAGGAGAAGAACAGTGTGACAACGTATGTAAATATGTGAAAGAACACTTCTATGTTGATGATGGACTTCTTTCTAGTGACAGTGAAAAAGACATTGCTAGtcttattaaaagaaaacatgataGACTAATGACGGGTGGAAATATTCGATTACACAAAATCATATCGAATAGTAACAAAGTGCTTTCTAGCTTTCCACAAAAAGACCTAGCAAAGAATATTACGGAAATAGACTTTGATTCTGACGCATCTTGTTTACAGCGTAGTTTAGGCTTAAGCTGGGACGTCATTCGAGACATATTCACATATCAGCTATCAGCAGATGAGAAACATTACACAAAAAGAGGAGTACTCTCAGTCATAAATGGAATTTTTGACCCTATAGGTTTTGTAGCGCCTGTAATCCTAGGAGGGAGACTGATAATGAGACAAGCTTTACAGAACGCAAGTGTAGATTGGGATGATCCATTACCAGAATATTTGATGAATGATTGGCAGGTCTGGAAACAATCATTAAAGGACTTAGAAACATTAGAAATCCGAAGATCTTTCACTGAAACATCTTTAGGCGACTGTTCAAAATGTGAACTCCACATCTTTTCAGATGCATCCAAAGATGCTATAGCCTCAGTAGCTTACATTCGCACATTCAATGACAATGGACATTCTCAGTTGGGATTCGTATTAGGAAAATCAAAATTAGCACCTAACCATGGTCACACCATACCCAGACTTGAGTTGTGTGCAGCCGTTCTAGCAACAGAACTTGCGTCTTTCATTCAGAAGACTCTTGAGATACCTTCATCTGCCACAGACTTTTATACAGACAGTCAAGTGGTCCTAGGTTATCTATATAATGAGACTAGGCGATTTTATGTGTATGTCAGCAATCGAGTTGATCGAATTCTGAAGGTTTCTACAAAATTACAATGGAACTATGTGCCAACAAGCTATACTCCAGCAGATCATGGTACAAGACCATTGGAAGTTAACAGTCTAAGACAATCAGAATGGTTAAAAGGTCCAAACGCCTTTTTTGAGTCCCAGAATTTATCAGATAGCACACTGTTTGAAGTCATAGAACCAGAAGTCGACAAAGAAGTCAGACTATTAGTGGAAGTAAAAAAGACATTTGTTAAGTCATCAGGTCTAGACATAAgtttatttgaacatttttcaacATGGACAAGTCTTGTCAGAGGTATCGCATTTCTTAAACGAAAAGCTTCAATGTGGCACAAAGATGCGACTGATGACAAGAACAGTAAGTCTTGCGTCACCTTTATGAAGGAGTCTGAGAAGTTGATTATAAAGGAGGTACAACAAGACATATACTATAATGAGAATGACTGCTTGAAGAAAAGTAAACCTTTACAAAAGAACAGTAGTTTAATTGCACTTTCACCAGTATTAGACTCCGATGGATTACTTCGAGTAGGAGGAAGACTTAAAAACTCAGACATAGAAAGTTGTGAAAAAATGCCTGTAATTATACCAGGTAAAAGCTACATTGCTACATTAATAGTCAAGCACTGCCACAATGCTGTTCAGCACATGGGAAGACATTTTACTGAAGGAGTAATTCGTTCGAGAGGAATATGGTTGACTGGATGTAAACGGCTCATTAATTCCATCCTACACAACTGTATAAAATGTCGTAAATTGCGAGGAAGTGCCGAACAACAGAAGATGGCTGATCTCCCTTCTGACCGTCTCACAACAAGCCCTCCATTTACCTATGTGGGCGTGGACACCTTTGGTCCTTGGTCCATCTTAACAAGACGCACACGTGGAGGTTCAGCAAATACAAAGCGATTATGTTTTCCTGTCTAG